The following is a genomic window from Apodemus sylvaticus chromosome 10, mApoSyl1.1, whole genome shotgun sequence.
GCTGGGGAGGATCCCCCACTGACCTAACATCCCAGAAGGACACGGAAGCCCTGCTCGGCAATCTCAGGATGCCCATTCCCCATTTTGAAGCCTTCCAATCTTGGCCAAggcccattttctttttctagaaccAAAGACATGTCAGCCCACTCCCTGGTATAGAGCTGTGGGCGGCAGCTCTATACCAGCTCACGTCCAGAAGGTGTCCAGGACCCCTAGGCCACAGATCCACATGGCTCCTCCCTTTTAATTGTATCAACACCTGTCACGTCCTCCAGTCCACCGGAGGCTCAGAGGACTGGAGTGGGGAGAGCCCAGAGCCAAGCCAGAAGGAGTGGGGGCTGACGGCCTGCAATTCCGCGTCCTCGCAGCCACCGTGCTTCCTCTCAGCAATTCCGTGCTACCGAGATACAGCCTGGCCGCGCTGCCGGGAGCGAGCAGGGCGCAATCAGGCCGGCTGCGGGGTTAGGGGCTGCGGAAGCGCTGGGCCAGCGGCCGGAGGGTGAGGTGGGGAAGGGGCTGCGATTACGTAAGCCCTGctcaggcggcggcggcggccgcggcGCAGTCCCAAGTGCCCACCCCGCCCCCTCCTCATTGTAGCCTTCGCGGAGGCAGTGGCTCGACCTGGACCCTCCCCTCCCCGCAGCCCGgcggcgcgcgcacacacacaccttacctcGGCCAGGGCTTCTGGCTCATGCCACGCTGTCCGCCGGGCGACCTCGCGTCATGGGGAGCCCAGCACCCGAGCCGCCTAGCGCGGAGGCGGCCGAGGTGCTGGACTGGCTAGCAGGGCCCGACTGCGCCCCGCGCCCGGCGCCCCGCGCCAGGGCCCTCTCTGCAGAGTCCGGAGCGGAGCTCCCCGGTGGGAGAGGATCTGCCGCCCTGAGCCTCCCACCGGGGAGGCTGAGGCTGTGCCCAGATAAATAAGGCCGCTTTGCAGGGAACCCGGCGGgcgcctcctccctccccttcccctcctccctgcgCTCCTCCTCCGCGCTCCTCCCCGCGCTCCTCCGCGGCCGCCACCGGCGCCGCGCGTGCCCCCCGCCCGCCCTAAGAGCCGCGCCCTCGCGCGCTCCCGGCGTCCGGACCAATCCCGGTTCTAGAGCCTGGCTGAGGTGTCGAGAATCCCCAGCCCCGCCCCGCTCCTCTCCGCGCGCTCCCGGTGCGGTACCGACGGGCACGCGCCAGGCGCCAGGCGCCAGCACCCGCTCAGCGGCCGATGTTCGCACAATAACAAACCCCGTAGGCCGCGCGTCCGGGAGGACGGGGCGCGCAGCCAAAGAGCAGCTTCGAGTGTCCCATCTGCGCGAAGTGGTGGCGACCCAGAATCTTGCCAGCTGAGGAGAATTGGGGTCCTTGGCGCGAGCGGTTGGCAGTGGGGTTCCGGATCCTCTGCGCAGATGCAGCTGGCCCTATGTGCCCTTGCTTGAATTGCCACCTGTGAGGGCGGCGAGGAAAGGGAGGTCGAGTGGAGACATCGACAACGTcgcacctacatacacacacacacacacacacacacacacaccctcttcaTGGCGCAGGAGAAGCCTCTAGGATCTCAGATTCCGTTCTGTTCCGTTGCGAGTCAGGCTGAAGAATCCCTGTTCGGGGTGACATAGCTGCACACTTGCAAGCAAGAGACTAAAGCGAGCGTCAATGAAAACACAAGACAGTGGAGTGATAGTGGGGAGCGTTACTTCTGACAAAGTCACAAATGATCTGAGacgccccctccctccccatagcACTGGGTAGGAATGGTTCAAGAAGGGAGCCAAAGGCATTATGGAGTCAGTCCCACAGGTTCCCTCAGGGATGAAGCAGAGGTCAGGTGGTGGCAGCCTGTATGGCCCAGGGAGGGGGGTTTGTGTAAAAAGACCCATTAAAGGCTGCTGAAGAGCCAGGCCTCCCAGCAGGCTAAAGGGATCCCGATCTAGGGTCTCTCTTGGGAGCAGAAACAACAGATGTTGGGACAGCAGAGTAGCATCCTGCTAGGGAGGGGCTTCAGGGTGGAGTGTCCTCGGATCAGTCTAACTGCTTTGAGAAAGaaggtctgtctgtctcctgggaATGATGTGGGACCCAGAGTCATTAAGAAAGGGAAGTAAGCTGGATcctagctggtgtgtgtgtgtgtgtgtgtgtgttatgtatgatCATATATGTGCTGATGCATATATAGAAGTCAGAGTTTCttaggcagtgtgtgtgtgtgtgtgtgtatgggggggctGATATTAGAATCCTTTtctatcactttttaaaaattatatattttatatatgtgagtacactgttgctgtcttcagacacaccaggagagggcatcagatcccatcatagatggttgtgagtcaccatgtggttgctgggaattgaactcaggacctgtgaaagagcagccagtgctcttaaccactgagccatctctccagccgctcTTCTACCACtctttatcctgtttttttttttttcttttctttgttgagacATTTATATTAGACTGGCTGACTTGCAGGTCCCCAGCACCCTAATGTCCTGCCCCTCAGTACTCAGGCTCTTTACCCACAGAACTATCCCTTAGCCCATCACTCTCCCACCCAGcccccattttctctttttctttctttcttttttcttttttccttttgtgtgcaTTCTCTCATTGGTTTGGAACTGACTGAGTAGGCTGAGCTGTCTGGTCGCTGAGCCCCGAGGATACGCCTGTGTGGGCCTtcccagtactgagattacagccACATGCCACAGAGTTcagctttaatttatttttcaatttctaaaAAAGATGcatgtgccgggcagtggtggtgcacacctttaatcccagcacttgggaggcagaggcaggcagattcctgagttcgacgccagcctggtctacagagtgaggtcatttatttattttatgtatatgagcacactgcagctgtacacatggttgtgagccttcatgtggttgctggaaattgaactcagctcGCTCCGGCCCCGTTCCCTCTGGcccaaaggtttatttattgttatatgtaagtacacagtagctgtcttcagacaccccagaagagggcatccgatctcattacagatggttgtgagccaccatgtggttgctgagatttgaactgaggacctttgttagagcagtcagtgctcttaaccgctgagccatctcaccagcccctgctatttatttatttaggtttttttttttttttcgagacaggatttctctgtgtagtcctggctgtcccagaactcactctgtagatcaggctggcctcgaactcagaaatccacctgcctctgcctcccaagtgctgggattaaaggcatgcaccaccactgcccaactgctttttaatttttaaatgcaatTTGGGGATAGAACTTAGGACCCTGTGCTTGCAAGACACTTTGCTGACCGACAGATTTTTCTCCAAGGCCCCGGCTGTCTTTAACACGGTGAGTCATTGTTCTTACAGCAGGGGCCTTGAGTCCAGCTTGCCGTAGCCATAGCCGTAGCCAGGATTGGGGCAGGCATGTGTGTGGCTGGAACTGGAGTATCACCGTCTTGCCTGGATGTGGATCAGAGATGGTGGATCAGCTCAGGGCAGGGACTAGGGTGGATGAGAGCAACCTGACTATAGCCTTCCCACTTCTCTACTTACTGTCCTTGTACAGGTGGCCCGTGGTGGTAGCATGCGTCCTTGGGCAGAGTGTGCTGGACGAAAAGCCTCTGCACATACAAATAACCACTGGAGAATCAGGAACCGTTAACCACACAGCTCACCCCTGCGGTGGAACGTGGCATGCAGCTGCTCTGTCTAGCTGTTTTACAGCCTGGTGATCCTTCACTGTCAGATGAGACAGGCTCTGAGAACTGCCCGGCTGGCATTGTGCTTATCTCAGtcttaattatgtatttatttatgtatttatgtatttatttattttacactgttgctgtcctcagatactccagaagagggcatcggatgaCTTTATAGATAGTTGTTTGCTGCCATgcgattgctgggaattgaactcaggaccccaggAAGTGCAGTcacttaactactgagtcatctctccagccccagcagtaTCCGTTCttgtgaaagaagccagatgtaaAGAATCCCAAtgcagagccgggcggtggtggcacacgcctgtaatcccagcactctgggaggcagaagcaggtggatttctgagttcaaggccagcctggtctacagagtgagttccaggacagccagggctacacagagaaaccctgtctcagaaaaccaaaaaaaaaagaaaaagaaaaagaaaaagaaacccaacaaaacaaaatcaatgcaagcatgTCTTAAATTGTTGTGCACTTGGGGCTATCTGAATACTTTTCCCCAAaaaattgtgctgtgcttaaatatggcCAAAgtaggactggagaggtggctgagcagttaagagcaccgtcaGCTCTtctggagatcctgagttcaattcccagcaaccacatagtggctcacaaccttttGTAGTGAggatctgatgtccccttctggtgtgtctgaagacagtgacttcacacacatataaaataaataaataaatctaagaaagaaagaaagaaagaaagaaagaaagaaagaaagaaagaaagaaagaaagaaaagaaagaaaagaaaagaaaagaaaagaaaagaaaagaaaagaaaagaaaagaaaagaaaagaaaagaaagaaagatggctaAAGTAAAATAATGTGGGCCAGACTCCAGAACCTTTGGTCCAGCGGCGGTTACAGTCAGCTGGCTCTGAGCCAGTTTCATTCTTACTCGTGCCGATTGGTTCCCCCCTTGTCGGCCATAAATGCCACAGGGGAATCACTAATTGGGATGTGTGCCTTGGCTGGGGCATATAGGATGAGCACACTCACTTATGAAGGTGGGTGTGAGGAAGGCCCAGACACACAGTAACCCTGTTTTTTGAGAACAAATCGATGAGGACACTTTGGAGGTTATCGGGCACTGATCTGGGGGGGTCTTTCCAGTCTTGTCAAAGGACCCACCTGCTTCCCTCTACCGCTGCCATCTTCCCCAGATCAGACACCTGTTTCCTTCATGTCGTCAGGAGCTTCCAACTTActgctttctctccccccccattccccctcccctcccccacctcttcttCCCAGGGATCCCAGGAGTCAGCTGACATGCACTCACGGTCCAGCTCCCTCAGGCAGCTATCTCCTCAGCTGTGGTCTGTAAGACCCTCGTTCCTTGGGCTCTACACCAGAAGGAACCACACCCACCGTGGGCAGTACCTCTCTCACCCCGCACTTCACCCCAAGCGGCCTCTTGTCACCTGCCCCGAATGAATCTATTTGACTCTCAGACTCTATATATCCTCCCTAGAAGCTCTCACTTCCACGTCTTCCCCAAACACCAAGAACTCCTCTTCTCAGCCTGGGCCTACTCTGATGGCACAATTACAGTGAACTGTTGGCTGACACAACCCTTAGAGGGCCAGGGTGGGGTTTCCCGGGCACCCAGTGGAGCACAGGGTCAGttcacacacacctgtggtcacggAAATAGGGAAGCTGGTTTCGAAGCACCTTCCGTGGAGGGTTGCTGCTCTCCTGATGATGCTTTTGGGACATCTTACATCCTGAGAGATCTGTGTCAGACAATGTCCAACTGCCTGCATGGGGGACTTTCGTCTCCTCCACAGAATATGGGGTAGCATGTAGGGCCAGTTCGACCAGGGTTAGTCTCCAGGGATTGATATCGGAGCATGGTTCCTAAGGGCACGTGCGGTGTCTGTCAGTGGAGCACCCCTCAAGTGGAGCACTCTTACCTGGAGGACCCCTGACTTAAAACATCCTCACTTGGATCACCTTTGAAGTAAACATAATGAACGGGAGCACCCTCACTTGGAGCACCCTCAATGGGAGTGATCATTGCTTGGAACACCTTTACCTGGAACAGTTCTCACTTGTaacacctctctctcttctctctctctctctctctctctctctctctctctctctctctctcaaagatttatttatttaattaattattttattatttaatgtatatatgacTACATTGTAgctgtgcagatggttgtgagacatcatgtggttgctgggaatttgaattcaggacctctgctcgtcCCCAtctaaagatttaattattacatctaagtacactgtggctgtcgtcagacacaccagaagagggtgtcatctgatgctcattacagatggttgtgagccaccatgtggttactgggatttgaactcaggacctttggaagagcagtcagtgctcttaactgctgagccatcatctctccagccctggaacaCCCCTCTCTTGAGATAGCCCTCATCTGAGGCTATTCTTACGTCCCTCACCCTTACCTTGAAGTCAGAGCAGAGAGGACTGCCTCCTCTCCAGGCTTCTAAGGTCCAGCTCTACGGCAATGGGGAGGATGGAGACTAGGGCTGCTGGCACATTTGGCTCAGAGAGAAAGGGTAGAGGGAACATCATGGAATCACCCCTAAGCCTAGAGTGAGCGAGAGCTCTACACCTTCTCTAAGTCTTACCAGCCATGTTCCCAGAAGATCCCCAGGTGTGTTCTTGCCAGGTTCTAGTGTGGAGAGGGTGCTGGGGAGGCACATGGCTGGGTCAAATCCTCCCCGGTCGGTCCCCTCACTGGACCCCTTCTGGGACACGTGGCTGGGCTGTAAGGAGGAATACCTTGAGAGTCTCAGCACAGTAGGTGGGAGCGCCCCCTTCAAGTCATCCTGAGGCCAATAGGCAGCACTTCGTGCCCTGCTCCTCTCTACTCTCTCGCCTTATCTCTCCTCCTTAGTACCCTGTGCCCTTAGCCATTCCTCTTGCTGTCCCCATTTTTACCCCTCcgccctttccttttcctccacccTGTCCCTGCCAAGACTCAGAGGCTGAAGAGCACAGGAGAGAAGCAGGTGGGACATCAGTCGTCTGACTGTCCTGATGACCTGATGACAGGGTGAGGGCGCTGAGgttctctgctggcctctgctctGGTCTGGCCCCGCCCCCTGTCAAGACAGAGGCTGACTCCGGGCCCAGCTGTCACCTCAGCAGCGCGAGTCGCCTAGTGATGGCGGTCTCCCGGCAACGGTCGTCTCCTAGCAATGGGATATTTTCCCCTGGCCCTGGCTGGAGCCAGTGGCTATTTATAGCTCAGCTTCAAATCAATCAGCAGCTGCATTTTGGGCTCCTCAAGAGATGCAAGGTGTTAGGGGGTGGGTTCTTGgcagataaaaacaaacaacaacaacaacaacaacaacaacaaaaaccccacagaaatagaaacctcaGTGCCCGATCCCCTGAAGTGCCAGGCTGATGGGGGGATCCAGATCCCATGGGAATGGGTGGAACCCTGAGACTTCTTGGGAGCTGATGGCTATGATTGTATCCTGGATGAGGTCTCTATGTTCAAGGGACTAATGCCTGGACCACCCTGAAACTGCCCAGGTCCAGCTGGGTCCAGCAAAGGAAGGCAGTGCTCATGGCGGGTGTCAATGATGCACTTTATTGGTCTCCTGGTACCCCCTGCACATCGTTATAGGAGCCGTCTCCCTTATTCCCACCTTGTGGCTCCATCCAACAGGATTCACGCTCAATCCTGGCTGTAAGGGTCCTGGTGCCAAAGGCTCACTAAGGGACACAGGAAGGCTCTCGGGTCACCTATATCTAGCCTCCACTTGGCTTCAAATGGAATTTGAGATCTATGAATGGGGGAGTCTTGGGCAGATGGGAGAAACTTGTTCCCCCGTTCTCACAAGATCAAGGAGAAACTCAAACTCACCCTCTACCAGTCTGTCAGATTACAGGTTATTTTTGTGGTTGTGTTTGTTCAGATGTCCATGGTCCTGGAGCCATTGGCTCTCTACTGCCTGTCCAATCTCCTCACGTAGCTCCTCCCCACATCGCCTCATTGGATGGCGTGCTCAGTGGGAGCCAGCCACAGGTCTCCTATCAGCTCTCCTGATAAATATTTGGACTGCTTATCCTCCAGTCTGCTCAGGGCCCAGCACACTGCAGATACATCACGGATGTCCTCAACCTGCAAAGGCCTGTGTAACAGGGGACAGCGTGGTTGGAGATGGGCTACCTGAGTGGTGACACTCATAACAACCAAGGTCTCTGCTGTCCCCGCTGCCCCCACTGCCCCCTCTTCATCCCATGAGGTGCAGTACAAGACCCTGGGGAAGACAGTACAGGAAACAGGTCTCAGTGTGATCTCCAGCCCAGACAATCCCTGTGATGGATAATTTTGGATGTCAGCGTAATACATGTAGGAAGAGAAAATTCAGTTGAGGAATTCCTTTCATCAAATTGGCCTGTGAGTATGTCTTTGAGGCATTTTCCTGACTCTGAGcacatctatctgtctgtctatctatctatctcttatccatcatctatctgtctatccacccatctatctatcaatcataataataataaaagaaaaagagtcattttcttttctttatttctttccttcttggttttttttttttttttttttttttttttttttttttttttttttttgctgttgttttgtttatagatACAGtctttcactgtgtagtcctggctatcctgtcTACTCagttctgtaaaccaggctggttttgaactcgcagagatccacctgcctctgcctcctgagtgctggaattaaaggcacataccaccaccaccaccaccaccaccaccacccggctgagacCCATTCCTTAAGGTAAGGGCACAAAATCTTGAGACGTTCAAGGGAGCCCTGAAGCTTGAGCATAAACAACTAAGGGTTctctgaggtgggggaggggctctcgTTTATCCATTTGCTCATTTTCCCCACCTATACCAGCTCTGTTGGACCCTGAGGCTACTCATGGTTTTCTGCTATCTATGCCCACAGGCGTCAGACTTCTGCTAGCCAATGATGTTCAAGGGTCCCTTTTCCTGACCATTGTGAAGAGTGGCGTCTGTCTAGATCTCCCATGGTGATAGAATCATTGTTATGTTGCTGGAAGATGAAGACGGGAAGGGCAAGTTTAATAGAGAGACTCTGGTCAGGTGAGTGCTTCTTTCAGACCAGTTACTCCTTAGTAACCTCTTAGTAACCCCTAGCAGTTACCTCTTACTGCTAGGACTGCCTTTGGAGATTAGGGTTGGGCAGCCGGTCAGCTCCGAGACTGGCCAGCTCATGCCCCATCATCACCATTAGAGGGCGCCTGGAGACTATTTTCTGCCTCAGTGACTTGAGGCGGGAAGACTGCCAAAGAATTACCAAAGTGCTGCAACCTCTGAGGCCTAGACAGTTGTGCTTGTGGTTGCCCCAGGTGTCCTGCATCCTTGGTTCAGGCCTCAGCATCTGCTAGACTTTCATCAGACGTGccatttcttccccccccccaccccacttccagttttaaagttttaaaattacaacCACAGCCattcccccacccccgaccccacATTGATAACACTTATTTAAAGGGGGTTGGAGCATTAAAAATGCTCGAGgccagccgggcgtggtggcgcacgcctgtaatcccagcactctgggaggcagaggcaggcagatttctgagttcgaggccagcctggtctacagagtgggttccaggacagccagggctatacagagaaaccctgtctcggaaaaaaaacaaaaaacaaaataaaaaaaaaatgcttgaggttaccatttttatttttgtcatgccttttcttttcgtttttaaagatttatttatttattatatgtaagtacactgtagctgtcttcatacacttcagaaaagggcatcagatcccattacagatggttgtgagccaccatgtggttgctgggaattgaactcaggatctctggaagagcagtcagtgctcttaaccgctgagccatctctccagcccatatttaATGTTTCTTATAAGTACAATCATACTACACTGTGTTTACCGACCCATGGAGAAAGCTCTGGTCACTTTCACCTTTTGACTATTATACCTCATTTTGACTCTCTGGTCTGGGGCAAGGAACCAGTCGATCCTTCTCACTGGTCAGAGAGGGTCTGGAGTCAAGGAGAAGGCTGCCAGCAGGACCAACTGTTCCCTCCCACTGAGACCACTGGGTCTCACCCGCCCCTGAGTCCAGGTCCAGGCCAACCGGAAGGGCTTCACCGGAACCCGGAGGATCCAGACAGAGCCCTGGGGCTGGAAGAGAGATCCTCGGGAGATTGCCAAAGCTCTTCTTCTATTTTCGGTCTCCTCCACCCTCCCCTTGGTCAGATCGGAAGGACAAGCTGCTCCAATCTTTGGGGGGCCTCCATAGTGACTCTAGTGCGTTATTTTAAGAGATTCTCATGTAGCCCACAGCGACTCACTATGgagccaagggtgaccttggaCATCTGGGcttcttcctctacttcctgcctgctgggattacaggcaagacCCACTACACTCTCAGTTTAACATTCTTTTGAAGATCAAAGCCAGGGATGTATGCCTATGTGGTCGGTGCTCTATAACCTACCCACATCCTCAGGCTGCCTGGGATATCTTTCGGATTCCCTTTCAGTTCATCTAGACTGTAGGGACGGCCTGCACTATGGCACTGGCGAAGACTTCCAGGCTTTATTTCCGGTCAGGTGGGTCCCGGCAGGTCCTCCAGAACGCCTCAAGTTTTCATAGTATTCATTGAACATTGAAAGAGTGTGAAGGTAGGTGAGAAAGTATGGTGGCAGGAGGCCTGCACTGCCCACGCTGCTTCTTCCAGACCTAGCCAGTATTCTTTTCCCCAAACCCAAGGTTTGGCTTAGCTCCATACCCAAGCCCTCTGTACCCTCTCTTATGAGATGCAGGAACACAAGGATTTTAATCTCTTTCCCCCAGAGTACTAGTAGCAGGGTACCAGTGTTCAGATGTTGGCTGCAGACTCCACTCCCTCTCTTAGAAAGGGACAGTCCCACTGCCCACTGAGGTCCACGCAAGATCAAGAGAGGTGGACAGCCCTCCAGATTCCAGTCGACAGCGAACCCCACCAGTCCACCAAAAGTTCCAGGGTACTGGGGAATCTCCAAATGGGGAAAGAGGAGTTCTTTCTACAACAACCCGGCCTTGGACCTAGCTCCCGCCTTGAGCCCGCCCCACCCACATGAGGGTGCTGCGATTGGAGGAAAGTTCTGCAGCTTGTGGCGATTGGTCCGAGAGCAAAGGCCCCGCCCCCTAGCCCGCTCTCAGAAGTGGGCAGCGCCTAGGGGTCGCCGGTTGTGGGGACGCGCCGGGCCGGGCAGCCGCGCCGCGGGGCTGCTCGTGCTGCGGCCCCGACCCTCCCGGGGCAGCAGCCCGAGGCCCCGGCGCGTCCCCTAACCATGCTGGTAGCCACGCTTCTCTGCGCGCTGTGCTGCGGCCTCCTGGCCGCGTCCGTTCGTGCTGGCTACTCCGAGGACCGCTGCAGCTGGAGGGGCAGGTACCCAGGAGGGACTGCGGGGAggcttgttttctcttttaatttaaatCTTGGGTTTGGAGGGCTCCCTCCCACTTGGAACTGAGGAAGCGCAGACCTCAATGTCGTGTTCCACAGAGTGGACGCAGATGTTGGTGGCCGCGGGAAAGGGGATGAGTGGGCTAGGGACACGCGGGCCACCCACCTGATAACCACTGTCCTGTCCCCAGCGGTTTGACCCAGGAGCCTGGCAGTGTGGGGCAGCTGACCCTGGACTGTACTGCGGGCGCTATCGAGTGGCTGTACCCAGCCGGGGCGCTGCGCCTGACCCTGGGCGGTCCCGATCCCGGCACGCGGCCTAGCATCGTCTGTCTGCGCCCAGGGCGGCCCTTCGCTGGTGCCCAGGTCTTCGCTGAACGGATGGCCGGCAACCTAGAGTTGCTACTGGCGGAGGGCCCGGACCTGGCTGGGGTCCGCTGCGTGCGCTGGGGTCCCCGCGAGCGCCGAGCCCTTTTCCTGCAGGCCACACCACACCGCGACATCAGTCGCAGAGTTGCTGCCTTCCGTTTTGAACTGCACGAGGACCAACGTGCAGAAATGTCTCTCCAGGCCGGAGGTCTTGGTGTGGATGGTGAGTGACTAGATTAGCTGTGGAGGAGCTGGGTGTCCGAAATTGGCCTACAACTGGCCTTGCCACCCCACTGCACGGAGAGTCCTTAGCTTaatggaggccagtctggtggagAGCATAGTGGCTTCCAGGTCATGGAGAGGtgctccctcctttttctcttcctcctccccctcctcctcctcctcctcttaaagGTTCAGTTTTGGAAAAGAGCAGGAGGGGGCGAATGCCCGAGAGGCCAGCCTTGAGTCTCTGGTTTCTGAAGGGTTGGGGGAAGGGTTAGGCTGGGGCAGAATCAAAGCCTATGGCCAAGGCTGTCCAGGGCTCCCTGGCCTGGTGGtgacctccttcccctccccccagcccagCCAACAAAAGTCCAGTGTGCCTCTTCGTTACCATGGAGactgcctgccctgcctccctgCAGGGCACCAGGCCCAGTGCTTTGCTCTTCTGGGACGAGTAGCCTGACCCTGCAAGGAATGGCTCTCTTGACTGTTCCGCCCTAGCTGGAGACCCCAGAGCCGGAGTCCACTAGAATAGTCCTAGCTGGGCCTGGGAGGCAGCTCTGGGAGGCCACGTTTCTCAGGGTCGGTCAAGAGTTTGTGAGATGGCTGTCAGCAAGAATGTGTACGAGGCACCGAGGCGCCCATCAGTAGGCATGCACCTGCAGGGTGTCTTCAGGCTGGTGACGCTGGAAGAAGGGTTTAGTCGCTAGCTCCTGGACCTTTTCCTCCTGGGAGGAGCTGTGGGCTCGCGCTGAGAGATCACAGGCCTGGCTGATGACCTGCCTTGCATGCTAGGTGCCTGCAGGCCCTGCAGTGAGGCTGAGCTCCTTCTGGCTGCGTGCACCAGTGACTTCGGTGAGTGTTCCCGCTGTGGGAGAGCTTAGGGTCTGCCCCGCATGCCCACATGCGCACCACTGGCCACCACGTCTCTTCCTAGTGATCCAGGGGACCATCCGTGGGGTCGCCCATGACACGGAGCTGCAAGAATCCATCATCGCTGTGGCGGACGCCCGCGTCATTCGCCAGACGCTGCCGCTGTTCCAGGAACGGAGCTCGGAGGACCAGGGCCAGGCCTCCATTCGTACCTTGTTGCGCTGTGGTGTGCGTCCTGGCCCGGGCTCCTTCCTCTTCATGGGCTGGAGCCGATTTGGTGAAGCTTGGCTGGGCTGCGCTCCCCGCTTCCAAG
Proteins encoded in this region:
- the Metrn gene encoding meteorin, with amino-acid sequence MLVATLLCALCCGLLAASVRAGYSEDRCSWRGSGLTQEPGSVGQLTLDCTAGAIEWLYPAGALRLTLGGPDPGTRPSIVCLRPGRPFAGAQVFAERMAGNLELLLAEGPDLAGVRCVRWGPRERRALFLQATPHRDISRRVAAFRFELHEDQRAEMSLQAGGLGVDGACRPCSEAELLLAACTSDFVIQGTIRGVAHDTELQESIIAVADARVIRQTLPLFQERSSEDQGQASIRTLLRCGVRPGPGSFLFMGWSRFGEAWLGCAPRFQEFSRVYSAALSAHLNPCEVALD